A section of the Deltaproteobacteria bacterium genome encodes:
- a CDS encoding transglycosylase SLT domain-containing protein — MQRGLAKFASICFIVVVTASSDSHAQRAPGSTQGESAAVILGRARELVRKGQSEAALKRLEGDWGQQLKQAQAEPAARLAKARILESLNRQNDAMTEYSKALEKRSPFETQLRFAAGRLYAKLDKPELARESFYGVLNADRKDVPSAVRVRTILELGKVMAKQAEAKPKIWRDVVKLLQPALKASRGHEVHAEYLYLLLRAKRAQGTSDCRLARDLYAKYPAASEIAAWGPLMPLNKVDDKKLSCSATVKDIQTRLRRLQLLGQIDRALKEIRELRSKAVFDVWTLDSFEIGAMLAQGQNDEAMKLLMQHSEMHRGRPQFWNLFGRITSRTGDFTASSGAYYKAYELAPRGRAASDALFNSAFASYQMQDYDGAEKTFSMLSTKYGSAKIARDARWHLAWMSYLRGDYETALNRWQSLLKERTRRRATRGDSTSPDRIQYWSAMAMLRLGKETEAVTVLRSLLKDPSIDYYAVLAWYRLKSIPSVKLTDAEARIGFRQNVSEQIIKETIVAETLASEGDVADTSESSDDENTDPTAESAEESSEADATAAAPEAAPEAVLVEPVIELGAVRDPALQRRLDRVRLLYAIGMNEETRWELQNLDSQVRHPQDRRVMMTELHRMGRWDRSSTLGELAFSGPRLRGGLDGARDLWEFAYPKAWVDYVVPSAKSAGVEEELVWSIMRAESQYRAEARSPVGATGLMQIMPFTGEKVSSQLLGKDRFQPTDLQDPEVNVRFGARYLQRLVEKFGGSLPLVAAGYNAGPHRVQNWLRGFGALRMDEFIEHIPFVETRNYVKKVSRNYQIYRLLYRDDRGSLGWLVKPVGVTPDSGPNALEVW; from the coding sequence ATGCAACGAGGACTCGCAAAGTTTGCTTCAATTTGTTTCATTGTAGTAGTGACGGCAAGTTCTGATAGTCACGCGCAGCGTGCGCCCGGCTCAACACAAGGGGAATCTGCAGCTGTTATTCTTGGCCGCGCCCGTGAACTGGTCCGGAAAGGTCAGTCAGAGGCAGCGCTAAAAAGATTAGAGGGAGATTGGGGGCAGCAGCTAAAGCAAGCACAGGCGGAACCAGCCGCTCGACTAGCGAAAGCGCGCATACTGGAATCGTTAAATCGACAAAATGACGCCATGACCGAGTACTCCAAGGCTCTGGAAAAACGCAGCCCCTTCGAAACTCAGCTTCGATTTGCCGCCGGGCGGCTCTACGCGAAGCTCGATAAGCCAGAGCTCGCGCGCGAATCCTTTTATGGAGTTTTGAACGCCGATCGAAAAGATGTTCCTAGCGCCGTTCGAGTGCGAACCATTTTAGAATTGGGCAAAGTCATGGCCAAGCAGGCCGAGGCGAAGCCTAAGATTTGGCGTGATGTTGTAAAGCTTCTGCAGCCAGCGCTTAAAGCTTCGCGAGGCCACGAGGTTCACGCCGAGTATCTGTATCTTTTGTTGCGCGCGAAGCGCGCTCAGGGGACTTCGGATTGTCGCTTAGCGAGAGATCTCTACGCAAAATATCCAGCGGCATCTGAAATTGCGGCATGGGGTCCGCTGATGCCGTTGAATAAAGTCGACGACAAGAAGTTGTCTTGTTCGGCAACGGTCAAAGACATTCAAACCAGGCTTCGTCGGCTTCAGCTTTTGGGTCAGATTGACCGAGCGCTGAAAGAGATTCGCGAACTTCGCAGCAAAGCTGTGTTCGATGTGTGGACTTTGGATTCGTTCGAGATTGGCGCAATGCTGGCCCAAGGACAAAACGACGAAGCAATGAAACTTTTAATGCAGCACTCAGAAATGCATCGTGGTCGACCTCAGTTCTGGAACCTTTTTGGGCGAATCACGTCGCGCACTGGCGACTTCACTGCTTCCTCAGGAGCTTACTATAAAGCGTATGAGCTTGCGCCAAGAGGGCGCGCTGCGAGTGACGCACTTTTTAATTCTGCCTTCGCAAGTTACCAAATGCAGGATTACGACGGAGCGGAAAAAACCTTTTCAATGCTTTCGACGAAATACGGCTCTGCGAAAATCGCTCGAGATGCTCGTTGGCATTTGGCGTGGATGAGTTATTTGCGCGGCGACTATGAAACTGCCCTCAATCGTTGGCAGTCCCTTTTAAAAGAGCGAACTCGTCGTCGTGCGACGCGCGGGGATTCGACATCGCCAGATCGCATTCAGTACTGGAGCGCGATGGCGATGCTTCGCCTTGGTAAAGAGACCGAAGCTGTGACCGTTCTTAGAAGTTTATTGAAAGACCCGTCCATTGATTACTATGCGGTTCTTGCTTGGTATCGGCTGAAATCGATTCCATCGGTCAAATTGACAGATGCCGAGGCTCGAATCGGTTTTCGCCAAAATGTTTCTGAACAGATAATAAAAGAAACAATCGTTGCCGAGACATTGGCGTCAGAAGGCGATGTCGCGGATACTAGTGAATCAAGTGATGATGAAAATACCGATCCTACCGCCGAAAGCGCAGAAGAAAGTAGTGAAGCGGATGCCACGGCTGCAGCGCCTGAAGCCGCTCCGGAAGCGGTACTTGTGGAGCCTGTCATTGAGTTAGGTGCGGTTCGAGATCCGGCACTTCAGCGCCGACTAGATCGAGTTCGACTATTGTACGCGATCGGCATGAATGAAGAAACGCGTTGGGAGCTACAAAACCTGGATTCGCAGGTCCGCCATCCGCAGGATCGCCGAGTCATGATGACAGAGCTTCATCGCATGGGGCGGTGGGACCGGTCGAGTACTCTTGGCGAGCTAGCCTTCAGCGGGCCTCGCCTGCGAGGCGGACTCGATGGGGCAAGAGACCTTTGGGAGTTTGCATATCCAAAGGCCTGGGTCGACTACGTCGTTCCATCGGCAAAATCGGCGGGAGTTGAAGAAGAGTTGGTCTGGAGCATCATGCGGGCTGAAAGCCAATACAGGGCCGAGGCACGCAGCCCAGTGGGTGCCACCGGGCTGATGCAAATCATGCCTTTTACTGGTGAGAAAGTATCGTCTCAGCTTTTGGGTAAAGATCGTTTTCAGCCCACAGATCTGCAGGATCCCGAAGTCAATGTTCGTTTTGGCGCGCGGTACTTGCAACGATTGGTAGAAAAGTTTGGCGGAAGTCTTCCGCTGGTAGCGGCGGGATACAATGCAGGACCGCATCGAGTTCAAAACTGGTTGCGTGGATTTGGCGCTCTGCGCATGGACGAGTTCATCGAACATATTCCCTTTGTTGAAACCCGCAATTATGTCAAAAAGGTCTCACGGAATTACCAGATATATAGGCTGCTTTATCGCGACGACAGAGGCAGCTTGGGTTGGCTGGTGAAGCCAGTTGGAGTTACTCCGGATTCGGGACCAAACGCCCTCGAAGTCTGGTAG
- a CDS encoding peptide ABC transporter substrate-binding protein — MKVFSTLSLVALKFIMLGALLVSLATACTSKSNSMKVKTADGRDLELKSGETLRINIGSEPPTLDWNKATDTTSSHIIGNVMEGLVQYNLADKELALIPGLALEWKSLEKARVWTFKLRQGVKWTDGVEFKAEQIVDGWKRLLSKETASEYAYFLFAIKNAKAFNEGKVPWESVGVSAMGTDGLKVELEKSMGYFPHLLTHASTYPVRTDLIAKYGDKWTDAGKLVTLGAYKLALWQHDKEILLEANEGYYAGAPLTKYVHAQMIIEQATAINLFDSRKLDAVDGLPSTELKTQRKRKEYRSIGVLQLYYYGLNVTRPPMNNVHVRRALAHAIDRQSLVKLLDGGEIPMTGWVPSGMFGYFADVGLEFNLEKAKAELAKAGYGEGGKKLPKIEIHFNTNENHQRIAEAVQAQLKSNLGIEIELKNEEWKTYLAKMKTDPPPMFRFGWLADYPDPDNFMNLMTSYSDNNRTRWSDPRYDKLIEQAAGETEPEKRRDLYRKANQILLEEGVPVIPVLTSVAHILVSDRVENFPVNAMRRFEYKAVKLNTGGKN, encoded by the coding sequence GTGAAGGTATTTTCGACTTTAAGTTTGGTAGCGCTCAAGTTCATTATGCTCGGTGCCTTATTGGTGAGCTTGGCCACGGCCTGCACATCAAAGTCGAATTCCATGAAAGTGAAAACCGCTGACGGCCGAGATCTCGAGTTAAAGAGCGGAGAAACTCTTCGTATCAATATTGGATCAGAACCTCCGACACTTGATTGGAATAAGGCGACAGATACCACTTCGTCGCACATCATCGGGAACGTGATGGAGGGTTTAGTTCAATACAATCTGGCAGACAAAGAGCTCGCTCTGATTCCGGGTCTTGCGTTGGAATGGAAATCTTTGGAAAAGGCGAGAGTGTGGACATTTAAATTGCGCCAAGGTGTCAAATGGACAGACGGCGTAGAGTTTAAGGCCGAACAAATTGTGGATGGCTGGAAGCGGCTTCTAAGCAAAGAGACCGCAAGTGAGTATGCGTATTTTCTGTTCGCAATCAAAAATGCGAAGGCCTTCAACGAAGGAAAAGTTCCTTGGGAATCCGTGGGCGTGTCGGCAATGGGAACCGATGGATTGAAAGTCGAGCTGGAAAAGTCGATGGGTTACTTTCCACATTTGCTAACGCATGCATCAACGTATCCCGTCCGCACCGATCTCATTGCAAAATATGGAGATAAGTGGACGGATGCCGGGAAACTGGTCACTCTCGGCGCTTACAAGCTTGCGTTGTGGCAGCATGACAAAGAAATTTTGCTTGAAGCAAACGAGGGCTATTATGCAGGAGCGCCACTAACCAAGTACGTACACGCGCAAATGATTATCGAACAAGCGACGGCCATCAATCTCTTCGATTCCCGTAAGCTTGATGCGGTCGACGGCTTGCCTTCGACGGAACTTAAGACTCAGCGAAAGCGAAAAGAATATCGTTCCATTGGTGTTCTTCAACTTTACTATTATGGATTGAACGTCACGCGCCCGCCTATGAACAACGTTCACGTACGCCGTGCTTTGGCTCACGCGATCGATCGTCAAAGTCTTGTTAAGCTTCTCGATGGTGGCGAAATTCCGATGACAGGCTGGGTACCATCCGGAATGTTCGGCTACTTCGCCGATGTTGGTCTTGAGTTCAATTTGGAAAAGGCTAAAGCGGAGCTGGCTAAAGCCGGCTACGGTGAAGGCGGAAAAAAGCTTCCGAAGATCGAAATTCATTTTAATACTAACGAAAACCATCAGCGAATAGCAGAAGCGGTCCAGGCCCAGCTAAAGTCGAATCTAGGAATTGAGATCGAACTAAAGAATGAGGAATGGAAGACGTACCTCGCAAAAATGAAAACCGATCCTCCGCCAATGTTCCGCTTTGGCTGGTTGGCGGACTATCCAGATCCAGACAACTTTATGAATCTGATGACATCTTATAGCGACAATAACCGGACTCGGTGGTCAGATCCTCGCTATGACAAATTGATTGAGCAGGCGGCGGGCGAAACAGAGCCCGAAAAGCGCCGAGATCTGTATAGAAAAGCGAATCAGATTTTATTGGAAGAGGGTGTACCCGTTATTCCGGTTCTGACAAGCGTTGCGCATATTCTAGTTTCAGACCGTGTTGAGAATTTTCCGGTCAACGCTATGCGCCGATTCGAATACAAAGCAGTAAAATTAAATACGGGCGGAAAGAACTAA
- a CDS encoding ABC transporter permease, protein MTTLFVIASMTFLLLRVLPGGPFDSEKALPEEIKASIEARYGLDKPLLEQYTSYLTGLIRGDWGESYKYLGRSVTDIIRETLPVSAELGLYSLVLALLIGIPLGVLAAAKHNSPFDTAAMLVAISGVALPSFVVGPILVMIFSFGIPFAFLHGTLPPALWDGWEYMILPIVTLGIRPAAIYARMTRGTVLEAIKQDYVRTARAKGLPESTVLFRHVLRNSLIPVLTITGPLFAGLLSGSFIIEVIFAIPGIGKHLVSSVSNRDYPLVMGLTLLYSALLVTSNLIVDILYSVADPRIRMEK, encoded by the coding sequence ATGACGACGTTGTTTGTTATCGCGTCGATGACGTTTCTTTTGCTCCGCGTTTTGCCGGGTGGTCCATTTGATAGCGAAAAAGCCTTGCCGGAAGAAATCAAAGCCAGCATCGAGGCGCGGTACGGTCTTGATAAGCCGCTGCTTGAACAATACACCAGCTATTTGACGGGATTGATTCGAGGGGATTGGGGAGAGTCCTACAAGTATCTTGGCCGGTCGGTCACCGACATCATTCGAGAAACGTTGCCGGTGTCGGCTGAACTAGGACTTTATTCTCTCGTTTTAGCGTTGCTCATAGGAATTCCCCTAGGAGTTCTCGCAGCTGCGAAACACAATTCGCCGTTCGACACCGCGGCCATGCTGGTTGCGATTTCCGGCGTTGCCCTTCCAAGCTTCGTCGTCGGCCCGATTTTAGTGATGATATTTAGCTTTGGAATCCCGTTTGCATTTTTACACGGAACGCTTCCGCCGGCGCTCTGGGACGGGTGGGAGTACATGATACTTCCTATTGTGACCCTGGGGATCCGACCTGCTGCAATCTACGCTCGTATGACCCGCGGTACGGTTCTCGAGGCAATCAAGCAGGACTATGTCCGCACCGCTCGAGCCAAAGGGCTACCGGAATCAACGGTTTTATTTCGCCATGTTTTAAGAAATTCTCTGATTCCAGTTTTGACGATTACCGGCCCTCTTTTTGCCGGCCTCTTGTCGGGGTCCTTTATTATAGAAGTGATTTTTGCGATACCCGGAATTGGTAAACACTTGGTATCGTCAGTCAGTAACCGAGACTATCCGCTGGTCATGGGCTTAACGCTTTTGTATTCAGCGCTGTTAGTGACTTCAAATCTAATCGTGGATATTTTGTACTCAGTTGCAGATCCGCGAATTCGAATGGAAAAGTAA
- a CDS encoding DUF2799 domain-containing protein: MRKSGSFVFLGLVLILSQTGCASYFTRKNCEATNWFEYGQNVAMSGKRLSGDQFVAECRKVEAEIREADLDRGFKQGMAKYCQPQQVFDLGKSGGFFSPEMCDGENPRLLEQKHKAGVLEYCKKSNGYSAGAQGKAYNRICPKDLEAAFLPEFNRGRKKYLAVSVIENEKKINDIEREVLNLERDRNMKAIEAQRLQIPTGMAVERKYDPATGSVREQVIQQVSEDQKRAADDMRHRIQSLDNQINSKRQEQMGIRERNRQIQLEIVALDEKSEG, from the coding sequence ATGAGAAAATCCGGCAGCTTCGTTTTCTTAGGTTTGGTTTTGATTTTGTCACAAACGGGATGTGCATCGTATTTCACACGAAAAAACTGTGAAGCCACTAATTGGTTTGAATACGGCCAAAACGTCGCGATGTCAGGTAAGCGTCTTTCCGGCGACCAGTTCGTTGCCGAATGTCGCAAAGTCGAAGCCGAAATTCGCGAGGCGGATTTAGATCGTGGATTTAAGCAGGGAATGGCAAAGTACTGCCAACCGCAGCAAGTCTTCGATCTTGGAAAGAGCGGCGGGTTCTTTTCACCGGAAATGTGTGATGGAGAAAATCCGCGCCTGCTTGAGCAGAAACATAAGGCAGGAGTTTTAGAGTACTGCAAAAAATCGAACGGTTATTCTGCTGGCGCCCAGGGAAAAGCCTACAATCGAATTTGCCCCAAAGATTTAGAGGCGGCGTTTCTTCCCGAGTTCAACCGGGGTCGAAAAAAGTACCTAGCCGTTTCGGTTATCGAGAACGAAAAGAAGATCAACGACATCGAGCGTGAAGTACTTAATCTCGAGCGCGATCGCAACATGAAGGCCATCGAAGCACAGCGCCTGCAGATTCCAACCGGAATGGCTGTTGAGCGCAAGTACGACCCCGCCACCGGTTCGGTTCGCGAGCAAGTGATTCAACAAGTGTCCGAGGACCAAAAGCGTGCCGCCGATGACATGCGCCACCGCATCCAAAGCCTCGATAATCAAATCAACAGCAAACGCCAAGAGCAAATGGGCATCCGAGAAAGAAATCGCCAGATTCAGCTCGAAATTGTTGCCCTAGATGAAAAGTCCGAGGGCTAA
- a CDS encoding ABC transporter permease, translating into MLTRVRQSRAYRRFVKNKAAVVSVFFLIFVALMGAFAELVAPFSFETQNIDRVLESPSTAHFFGTDSLGRDLFSRIVYGARMSMSVGILTAIVSVIIGGIYGAISGWVGGWIDTLMMRAIDILDAIPSLVLLILVGIVFTSYQPFENPELRALTGILFALSVVGWVSLARLVRGQVLQARELLFVEGAVAMGASPSRILLRHIAPNILGPVVVMLTFQIPSNILFESFLSFVGLGLQPPFSSWGVLANDGWRAKSSPHLIIFPGAALFLTMLAFNLFGDGLRDALDPKS; encoded by the coding sequence ATGTTGACGCGAGTTCGTCAATCGCGCGCTTATCGTCGTTTTGTTAAAAACAAAGCGGCGGTTGTGTCCGTTTTCTTTTTGATTTTCGTTGCGCTGATGGGTGCGTTTGCCGAGTTGGTGGCGCCTTTCTCTTTCGAAACACAAAACATTGATCGTGTGTTGGAATCACCCTCCACAGCACATTTTTTTGGCACGGACTCGTTAGGCCGCGATCTGTTTTCCCGAATTGTTTACGGGGCACGTATGTCAATGTCGGTTGGAATTCTGACGGCAATCGTGTCTGTAATTATTGGCGGTATCTATGGCGCGATTTCTGGCTGGGTCGGTGGCTGGATCGACACTCTCATGATGCGAGCGATTGATATCCTGGATGCAATTCCCTCGCTGGTGCTTTTGATCTTGGTTGGGATTGTTTTTACGTCCTACCAGCCATTTGAAAATCCCGAACTCCGAGCGCTAACGGGAATTCTTTTTGCGCTTTCCGTGGTGGGCTGGGTAAGTCTTGCGCGCCTCGTGCGAGGCCAGGTGCTGCAAGCAAGGGAGCTACTATTTGTGGAAGGCGCAGTCGCGATGGGTGCCTCTCCATCTAGAATCTTACTCCGCCATATTGCGCCTAATATTCTTGGTCCAGTGGTCGTGATGCTGACGTTTCAAATTCCTTCGAACATTTTGTTTGAATCTTTCTTAAGCTTTGTTGGTCTTGGACTTCAGCCGCCGTTTAGTTCCTGGGGTGTTCTTGCCAACGATGGATGGCGCGCGAAAAGTTCCCCGCATTTAATTATCTTCCCAGGGGCCGCGCTATTTTTGACTATGCTTGCATTCAATCTTTTCGGCGACGGCTTGCGCGACGCTCTTGACCCCAAATCCTAA
- a CDS encoding class I SAM-dependent methyltransferase — MIESSALSTSYSTDWVSDIEGVWMKALQELSGKENLRYLEIGVFEGRSAIWFFRNVLTHPTSTMVGVDVFAHGTWDRCVANLTNEGVLARTQLISGRSQTVLKQMPDAEFDIVYVDGDHRCRHVYQDISLSWDVLKVGGFMILDDYKLREQVFPLDCRPQAAIDSFLTCFFSEIDVYHFCNRQLIIKKKAVPPYDFFVTQFGNYQVEWGQTAQTLTVKNVVTSAIVDLSQLEQETLKTVLLSKSLDCYYPDTSIVAPDALKSLEAKLNHKLGKEILVPSGLQSI, encoded by the coding sequence GTGATCGAGAGTTCAGCTTTATCAACGTCCTATTCGACCGATTGGGTTTCCGACATTGAAGGCGTATGGATGAAAGCGTTGCAGGAACTAAGTGGGAAAGAAAATCTTCGCTATTTGGAAATTGGCGTCTTTGAGGGGAGGTCAGCCATTTGGTTTTTTCGGAATGTGCTGACGCACCCGACCTCCACAATGGTTGGAGTGGATGTCTTTGCCCATGGAACCTGGGATCGATGCGTTGCGAATTTGACAAACGAAGGCGTTCTTGCGCGCACTCAACTGATATCGGGGCGGTCTCAAACAGTCCTAAAGCAAATGCCAGACGCGGAGTTCGACATCGTGTACGTGGACGGTGACCATCGTTGCCGTCATGTCTATCAGGACATTTCACTTTCCTGGGATGTTCTAAAAGTCGGTGGCTTTATGATTTTGGATGATTACAAGCTGCGTGAACAAGTCTTCCCGTTGGACTGCCGCCCGCAAGCTGCCATCGACAGCTTTTTGACATGTTTCTTTAGCGAAATTGATGTCTATCACTTTTGTAATCGGCAATTGATCATCAAAAAAAAGGCGGTTCCGCCTTACGATTTTTTTGTCACTCAATTCGGTAATTACCAAGTTGAGTGGGGCCAGACCGCTCAAACGTTAACGGTGAAAAATGTTGTCACTTCAGCGATTGTAGACTTAAGCCAACTCGAGCAAGAGACTTTGAAGACAGTTCTACTTTCAAAATCACTCGACTGCTACTATCCCGATACTTCGATCGTCGCGCCAGATGCGCTCAAATCACTTGAAGCGAAACTAAACCATAAACTTGGAAAAGAAATATTGGTTCCATCGGGTTTACAGTCAATCTAG
- a CDS encoding metal-dependent hydrolase, which yields MDPLSQAVIGASFSQSHSKAATKMPLALVAGIIGGMAPDLDVLIRSSSDPLLAIQFHRHFTHSLFFIPFGGAFVGAFLYFTLGAWSRRSETKSGNTATSRFGNGYSLFDWIFFSTLGLASHGLLDACTSYGTQLLWPFSNLRVAWNNVGIIDPVPSLTWLVGVVLAYRWKSVRPARIALAIGIAYLVFGVFQRERADHVQAGLLKHRGHAADRREVKPTIFQLFLWKSIYEYNGRYFSDAIFVGPFSTRVYESSAADGLEKFDIGTFSKSKSKSESQPESTLEADLKRFAWFSDDWLARVPQHEEEGRMVVGDIRYSLLPQETDPLWGIRFDHENSDAHVEYVTFRDVTDRKFKVFGKMLLGRDLD from the coding sequence ATGGATCCTCTAAGTCAGGCCGTCATAGGTGCGAGTTTTTCGCAGTCGCATTCAAAAGCTGCAACCAAAATGCCCTTAGCTTTGGTTGCTGGCATCATCGGCGGCATGGCGCCCGATCTTGATGTCCTTATTCGATCTTCCTCAGATCCTCTTTTGGCTATCCAGTTTCACCGGCACTTCACCCATTCGCTTTTCTTCATTCCCTTTGGCGGCGCATTTGTTGGAGCGTTTCTTTACTTTACACTTGGCGCTTGGTCTCGCCGCTCGGAAACCAAATCCGGAAATACAGCCACCTCTCGATTTGGAAATGGGTATTCGCTCTTTGATTGGATTTTCTTTTCCACTCTTGGTTTAGCCAGCCACGGTTTGCTAGACGCTTGCACATCATACGGGACGCAGCTGCTCTGGCCTTTTTCAAATCTTCGTGTGGCTTGGAATAATGTTGGAATCATCGACCCAGTTCCATCGCTGACTTGGTTGGTCGGTGTGGTCCTAGCCTACCGATGGAAAAGCGTTCGTCCCGCGAGAATTGCGCTGGCGATCGGCATTGCCTACTTGGTATTCGGTGTTTTTCAACGAGAACGAGCGGATCATGTGCAGGCTGGATTGCTAAAACACCGTGGTCACGCGGCTGATCGCCGGGAAGTTAAACCCACCATTTTTCAACTCTTCCTTTGGAAATCGATTTATGAATACAATGGTCGTTATTTTTCCGATGCGATTTTTGTCGGACCCTTTTCGACCCGTGTTTACGAATCGAGCGCAGCTGACGGGCTCGAGAAGTTTGACATTGGAACATTTTCGAAATCAAAATCGAAATCCGAATCCCAACCAGAGTCGACGCTGGAAGCGGATTTGAAACGCTTTGCGTGGTTCTCTGACGATTGGCTGGCAAGAGTGCCCCAGCACGAGGAAGAAGGACGAATGGTCGTCGGCGATATTCGATATTCGCTTTTGCCGCAGGAAACCGATCCGTTGTGGGGAATCCGATTCGATCACGAAAACTCAGACGCACATGTCGAGTACGTTACGTTTCGCGATGTGACGGATAGAAAATTTAAGGTGTTTGGAAAAATGCTTTTAGGTCGAGATTTAGACTGA
- the ychF gene encoding redox-regulated ATPase YchF, with translation MSLQVGIVGLPNVGKSTLFNALTSNKAEAANYPFCTIDPNVGVVAVPDERLAKISELIKPKSLIPTSMEFVDIAGLVAGASKGEGLGNQFLGHIRATDAITHVVRCFDDPNIIHVSGSVDPLRDIGVINTELMLADLDSVEKRIQKVEKLAKSDKKAKAEFDAFKKVADVLNSGRAARATVLEDAELPLVKDLHLLTMKPVLYVCNVNEQDFAAGGNAWSKQVEEHAKSEGNNSILVCSAMEAEISQLPLAERAEFLSSLGASEPGLNRLIRQAYGLLGLYTYFTAGEKEVRAWTIRKGMKAPQAAGVIHTDFEKGFIRAETYHCEDLFNLKSEPAVKEAGKYRLEGKDYEVKDGDILFFRFNV, from the coding sequence ATGAGTTTACAAGTTGGGATCGTGGGACTACCGAACGTAGGCAAATCGACTCTTTTCAATGCTTTGACATCGAACAAGGCCGAGGCCGCAAACTACCCGTTTTGCACGATTGATCCCAACGTGGGCGTGGTTGCCGTGCCAGACGAGCGTTTAGCAAAAATAAGCGAACTCATTAAACCAAAATCGCTGATTCCAACCTCGATGGAATTTGTTGATATCGCTGGCCTCGTTGCTGGTGCTTCGAAAGGCGAAGGCCTTGGTAACCAATTCCTTGGCCACATCCGTGCTACGGATGCGATCACTCATGTGGTTCGCTGCTTTGACGATCCAAATATTATTCACGTCTCGGGCAGTGTCGATCCACTGCGCGACATTGGCGTTATCAACACAGAACTCATGCTTGCGGATTTGGATTCGGTCGAAAAGCGAATTCAAAAAGTGGAAAAACTCGCGAAGTCAGATAAAAAAGCGAAAGCCGAGTTCGACGCATTTAAAAAAGTGGCGGACGTTTTAAACTCTGGTCGCGCTGCGCGAGCCACTGTTTTGGAGGACGCGGAACTTCCGCTTGTTAAAGATCTCCATCTTTTAACAATGAAACCTGTCCTCTATGTTTGTAACGTTAACGAACAGGACTTTGCTGCGGGCGGAAATGCGTGGTCGAAGCAAGTTGAAGAACACGCAAAATCAGAGGGCAACAATTCCATTCTTGTGTGCTCCGCTATGGAAGCCGAAATCTCTCAGCTCCCACTCGCAGAGCGGGCGGAATTTCTCTCCTCTCTTGGCGCAAGCGAACCAGGACTTAATCGGCTAATTCGGCAAGCATATGGACTACTCGGTCTCTACACCTACTTCACCGCTGGTGAAAAAGAGGTTCGTGCTTGGACGATCCGAAAAGGAATGAAGGCGCCCCAAGCAGCTGGCGTTATTCACACGGATTTCGAAAAAGGATTTATTCGTGCCGAAACCTACCACTGCGAGGATTTGTTCAATCTCAAGTCCGAACCTGCGGTGAAAGAGGCAGGAAAATATCGTCTTGAAGGCAAAGATTATGAAGTGAAAGATGGCGACATCTTGTTCTTCCGTTTCAACGTATAG
- a CDS encoding aminoacyl-tRNA hydrolase: protein MFLIVGLGNPGAKYLLTRHNIGFMALDRYFESAGGQPTWKDQHKALVARVKIDGHDTVFAKPQTFMNLSGDSVRSIMDFYKIDLDHLLVVHDELDIGYGAIKVQRNRGPGGHNGLKSLNEKLATQDYTRLKLGVGKPPDARWDIANWVLSGFFTEEVQVLPEFLDTAGDAIESFVLNGYQKTATTYTRGPLLETKESKV, encoded by the coding sequence GTGTTTCTGATTGTGGGATTAGGAAATCCGGGAGCAAAGTATCTGCTTACCCGTCACAACATCGGCTTCATGGCGCTGGATCGCTATTTCGAATCAGCTGGCGGCCAACCCACATGGAAAGATCAGCACAAAGCACTTGTTGCCCGTGTGAAGATTGATGGTCACGACACGGTTTTCGCGAAACCGCAAACCTTCATGAACCTCAGCGGCGATTCTGTTCGGTCGATCATGGATTTCTACAAGATCGATCTCGACCACCTACTGGTGGTCCATGATGAACTCGATATCGGCTATGGAGCAATCAAGGTTCAACGCAATCGAGGTCCTGGCGGCCACAATGGCCTGAAAAGCCTCAACGAAAAGTTGGCGACCCAAGACTACACGAGATTAAAACTGGGTGTGGGTAAGCCACCAGATGCACGTTGGGATATCGCGAACTGGGTGCTTTCAGGATTTTTCACAGAAGAAGTTCAAGTTTTGCCAGAGTTCTTGGATACAGCTGGTGACGCGATCGAAAGTTTTGTTCTAAATGGATATCAGAAAACAGCAACGACCTACACACGTGGCCCGCTGCTGGAAACGAAGGAGTCGAAAGTATGA